In Pirellulales bacterium, a single genomic region encodes these proteins:
- a CDS encoding type II secretion system protein encodes MYAKRSSGFTLIEIMIVVVILAVLAATIVPQFSTSISDSKVSAMQTNLQSLRNQIQLYALEHNSTYPTITSGSLPQLTSTTNAAGTVGTGTSYPYGPYVQTQIPINPVDGNSTVTATTVFPPTAQTGAGGWLYDVTTGQIAPNDTAYLNY; translated from the coding sequence ATGTATGCGAAGCGATCGTCAGGATTTACGTTGATCGAAATCATGATTGTCGTCGTGATTTTGGCCGTGCTCGCGGCCACGATCGTGCCGCAATTCTCCACTTCGATCAGCGACTCCAAAGTCAGCGCGATGCAAACCAACCTGCAATCGCTGCGAAACCAGATCCAACTCTACGCGTTGGAACACAACAGTACGTATCCGACAATCACCAGCGGCTCGCTTCCGCAGTTAACCTCCACTACCAACGCCGCCGGCACGGTCGGTACCGGCACTTCCTATCCGTACGGTCCGTACGTGCAAACTCAGATACCCATCAATCCGGTCGACGGCAACAGCACGGTTACCGCGACGACAGTGTTTCCGCCCACGGCACAGACGGGAGCCGGCGGCTGGCTCTACGACGTTACTACGGGCCAAATCGCCCCCAACGACACGGCCTACTTGAACTACTAG
- a CDS encoding redox-sensing transcriptional repressor Rex, with product MSDAKDKSSESAAEGPAPKAVVSRLSLYLRELQHLVRDGQATTSSSHLGSLLGFTDAQVRKDLAYFGHFGYPGIGYRCDELIVAIRRILGTDQNWSVAIVGTGNLGRALLGYKGFGNQNFRIVAAFDVDPHKIGTTVDGVRVFHIDDAASVVKQHRIRLAMIVVPAAAAQTVADKLVAAGVEGIVNFAPVTITLPEGVTQVGVDLAIELEQLSFAVARRDA from the coding sequence ATGAGCGACGCCAAGGACAAATCTTCCGAATCGGCAGCGGAAGGGCCGGCGCCCAAGGCAGTTGTCAGTCGGCTAAGCCTCTATCTGCGTGAGTTGCAGCACCTGGTGCGAGACGGTCAGGCTACGACCAGCTCCAGCCATCTTGGCAGCTTGCTCGGCTTCACCGACGCTCAGGTCCGCAAAGATCTCGCCTATTTCGGCCACTTCGGCTACCCGGGGATCGGCTACCGCTGCGACGAACTGATCGTCGCCATTCGCCGCATCCTGGGCACCGACCAGAACTGGTCGGTCGCGATCGTCGGCACCGGCAACCTCGGCCGCGCGCTCCTGGGTTACAAGGGTTTCGGCAATCAGAATTTTCGCATTGTCGCGGCATTCGACGTCGATCCGCATAAAATCGGCACCACCGTCGATGGGGTGCGCGTGTTTCATATCGACGATGCAGCGTCGGTCGTCAAGCAGCATCGCATCCGGTTGGCGATGATTGTCGTGCCGGCAGCGGCCGCCCAGACCGTGGCCGACAAGCTCGTCGCGGCCGGAGTCGAGGGCATTGTGAATTTTGCTCCGGTGACGATCACGCTGCCCGAGGGCGTCACCCAAGTCGGCGTCGATCTGGCAATTGAACTGGAGCAGCTAAGCTTCGCCGTGGCAAGACGCGACGCATGA
- a CDS encoding type II secretion system protein yields MTVKRRAAFTLIEIMIVVVILAVLAATIVPQFSTSISDSKVATMQSNLQTLRSQIQLYGLEHGGVFPTISSSTLPQLTGNTDINGTLGTGGAYIYGPYVQTQIPINPVDGNNTVTTTAVFPPTAATGAGGWLYDAATGQIAPNDTGYLTD; encoded by the coding sequence ATGACGGTAAAGCGCCGGGCAGCCTTTACGCTGATCGAAATCATGATCGTCGTCGTGATTCTGGCCGTGCTCGCCGCCACGATCGTGCCGCAGTTTTCCACATCGATCAGCGATTCCAAGGTTGCCACGATGCAATCGAATCTGCAGACCTTGCGGTCGCAGATCCAACTCTACGGCCTTGAGCACGGCGGAGTGTTTCCGACGATCAGCAGCTCGACGCTGCCGCAACTCACCGGCAACACTGATATCAACGGCACCCTCGGAACCGGCGGGGCCTACATTTATGGCCCTTATGTGCAAACGCAGATTCCCATCAACCCGGTCGATGGCAACAATACGGTGACTACCACCGCGGTCTTCCCCCCGACCGCGGCCACGGGCGCCGGCGGCTGGCTCTACGATGCCGCCACGGGCCAAATCGCCCCCAACGACACGGGTTACCTGACCGACTAA